From a single Nostoc edaphicum CCNP1411 genomic region:
- a CDS encoding FAD-dependent oxidoreductase, whose product MQQKIQPIVKDLVLIGGGHSHAIVMKMFGMKPLPGVRLTLITAASETAYSGMLPGHIAGFYTHDECHIDLRPLANFAQAQLYIDTVVALDLENNKVLCANGLAVDFDVLSVDIGSTPATISVSGAAEYAIAAKPVSQLLEHWYELIAAVGKNPQEPISIAIVGGGAGGVELALAMRSRLHQILDKTQQPNQNLKVHLFQRGQELMPNYHQSVRHQFQQILTDRGIKLHLGETVCKIAPKIPKETKEVFEIKCESGLKVECNKIFWVTQASAPEWLKTTGLGTDEQGFILVEDTLQSQTHPQVFASGDIATMVNHPRPKAGVFAVRQGKPLFENLQRILLGKSLKPYRPQKEYLSLIGTGDKRAIATRGIITLPPHKLLWHYKDWIDRRFMERFRFE is encoded by the coding sequence ATGCAGCAAAAAATACAGCCAATAGTTAAAGACCTGGTGTTAATTGGTGGGGGTCATAGCCATGCTATTGTCATGAAAATGTTCGGAATGAAACCGTTACCCGGAGTACGCTTAACGTTGATTACCGCAGCATCAGAGACAGCCTATTCTGGAATGTTACCAGGACACATTGCCGGATTTTACACCCATGACGAATGCCATATTGACTTGCGACCCCTGGCGAACTTTGCTCAGGCACAGTTGTATATTGACACGGTAGTTGCCCTAGACTTGGAAAACAACAAAGTTCTTTGTGCGAACGGACTTGCGGTAGATTTTGATGTGCTGTCTGTTGATATTGGCAGCACTCCGGCCACAATATCTGTATCAGGTGCAGCAGAATATGCGATCGCAGCTAAACCAGTATCGCAGCTATTAGAGCATTGGTATGAACTAATTGCAGCTGTAGGTAAAAATCCTCAAGAACCAATTAGTATTGCGATCGTCGGTGGAGGCGCTGGCGGTGTAGAATTAGCGCTAGCGATGCGATCGCGTTTACATCAGATTTTGGATAAAACTCAACAGCCTAATCAAAACCTGAAAGTTCATTTATTTCAGCGTGGACAAGAACTGATGCCCAATTACCATCAATCAGTACGGCATCAATTTCAGCAAATTTTAACTGACCGAGGTATTAAGTTACATCTGGGAGAAACTGTGTGTAAAATTGCACCCAAAATACCCAAGGAAACTAAAGAAGTATTTGAAATTAAATGTGAATCTGGGTTGAAAGTAGAGTGCAATAAAATTTTTTGGGTAACACAAGCATCAGCACCCGAATGGTTAAAAACCACTGGACTTGGAACTGATGAGCAAGGCTTTATTCTGGTAGAAGATACATTACAATCTCAAACGCACCCGCAGGTATTTGCATCTGGTGATATTGCCACAATGGTAAATCATCCGCGTCCGAAAGCTGGGGTATTTGCTGTTAGGCAAGGTAAGCCTTTGTTTGAGAATTTGCAGCGGATTTTATTAGGCAAGTCGCTTAAACCTTATAGACCACAAAAAGAATATTTGAGTTTAATAGGTACAGGAGACAAACGAGCCATAGCCACACGAGGTATTATCACCTTACCACCCCACAAATTATTGTGGCATTACAAAGATTGGATTGACCGCCGCTTCATGGAACGCTTTCGCTTTGAATAA
- a CDS encoding pentapeptide repeat-containing protein — translation MKDILSKNNIHLAKIFLWIPAFQEKVKKTQHKSPKQRLKIASEQLGNSTIETSLSIINDLEYIAHNHPQYHWIIIDILTTFVRKNAPYMPQKEVTSNLSTKVRVDIQAALTVIARRNANQDPENEQLDLSFTDMRGANLNGANLEQTNLYQANLAGANLIKANLAGAILSAANLEGANLYLANLEGAILSVANLKRANLSGANLHCASLYLARLHGAILNDAILDGANLRETQFSQ, via the coding sequence ATGAAAGATATTTTATCAAAAAATAACATCCATCTAGCAAAAATATTCCTGTGGATACCTGCTTTCCAGGAAAAAGTCAAAAAAACTCAGCATAAGTCACCAAAACAACGCTTAAAAATAGCAAGTGAACAGCTAGGAAATAGCACAATAGAAACCAGCCTATCTATAATTAATGATTTAGAGTATATTGCCCATAATCATCCACAGTACCACTGGATAATCATCGACATTCTTACTACTTTTGTACGAAAGAATGCTCCTTATATGCCCCAAAAGGAAGTAACAAGCAATCTGTCAACAAAAGTTCGTGTAGATATTCAAGCAGCCCTGACTGTTATCGCCAGAAGAAATGCAAATCAAGACCCAGAAAATGAGCAACTTGATTTGAGCTTCACGGACATGAGAGGAGCAAACTTAAATGGGGCAAATCTAGAACAAACAAATCTCTATCAAGCTAATCTTGCTGGTGCCAATCTTATAAAAGCTAATCTAGCAGGAGCAATACTTAGTGCAGCTAACCTAGAAGGAGCTAACTTATATCTAGCCAATTTAGAAGGAGCAATCCTCAGTGTAGCCAACCTAAAAAGAGCTAACCTTTCTGGAGCTAACCTGCATTGTGCAAGTTTATATCTAGCTAGGTTGCATGGGGCAATTCTCAATGATGCCATACTGGATGGGGCAAACCTTAGAGAAACCCAATTCTCTCAGTAA